The following proteins are co-located in the Labrys monachus genome:
- a CDS encoding LacI family DNA-binding transcriptional regulator, translated as MNRPNSNGRPTIVDVARKAGLSVGTVSNYLNGQSLRMANRARIEAAIEELSFTRNQIAVSMKTTETRLVGLLVPSMSEFHGGIAERLSAILHEQGRALLTYCHGQKPDVMDQALDFFTGQRVAALVLSGADCLRDKLVRLADRGLPIICFNNDIEGVPMQRVFVNNRDAARRAVGHLIDLGHSRIAVLSGDLSQSTARERLEGYHQAMAGRGLAVDDRLVGAGSWRPSLAYAALSDLLDGPQKPTALFSSSAGMTFGALQLLADRGLRVPDDISLIGFDDSVAFRLREHPLTVIQQPLDRIAGAIGELLAAHLEADKYLAPGTLRFDCDLITRRSCGRLPA; from the coding sequence ATGAATCGACCCAATTCCAACGGGCGGCCAACGATCGTCGACGTGGCGAGAAAGGCGGGGCTCTCCGTCGGAACCGTGTCCAACTATCTCAACGGACAGTCGCTTCGGATGGCAAACCGCGCCCGGATCGAAGCGGCAATCGAGGAGTTGAGTTTTACGCGCAATCAGATCGCCGTCTCCATGAAGACGACCGAAACCCGGCTCGTCGGCTTGCTGGTGCCGTCGATGAGCGAGTTCCACGGCGGCATCGCGGAGCGGCTATCGGCGATCTTGCACGAACAGGGCCGAGCGCTGCTGACCTATTGCCATGGTCAGAAGCCGGACGTGATGGATCAGGCGTTGGACTTTTTCACCGGACAACGGGTCGCGGCACTCGTGTTGAGCGGTGCCGATTGTCTCCGAGACAAACTCGTCCGCCTCGCCGATCGTGGCTTGCCGATCATCTGCTTTAACAACGATATTGAAGGCGTGCCGATGCAGCGAGTGTTCGTCAACAACCGCGACGCGGCGCGGCGAGCTGTCGGTCATCTCATCGATCTCGGTCATTCACGAATTGCTGTTCTGAGCGGTGACCTCAGTCAGTCCACCGCGCGCGAGCGCCTTGAGGGTTACCATCAGGCCATGGCGGGCCGCGGGCTCGCCGTCGATGACCGCCTGGTCGGGGCTGGTTCATGGCGACCGAGCCTCGCCTATGCGGCACTGTCAGACCTTCTCGACGGCCCGCAGAAGCCAACCGCGCTGTTTTCGTCGAGCGCCGGCATGACATTCGGGGCTCTCCAACTGTTGGCGGATCGGGGTTTGCGCGTTCCCGATGACATTTCTCTCATAGGCTTCGACGACAGCGTCGCTTTCCGGCTCCGCGAACACCCGCTGACCGTCATTCAGCAGCCGCTCGACAGGATCGCCGGTGCGATCGGGGAGCTTCTGGCCGCGCATCTTGAGGCCGACAAATACTTAGCGCCCGGA
- a CDS encoding extracellular solute-binding protein, with amino-acid sequence MKLTTLFLPAIAALAIALPSAASSADRSLVVYTPSKGYLDLIVPAFEAETGIKVDMVAAGSGEILQRIKAEAAAPLGDALVGMSNELLDDAKDNLEVPDGAGKPWPPFSRAVVGVFAVNENALGNLPVPASWEDLAKPIYRGKIAYAGADKSGSAYEQLTLLLGVKGEEAGWKLFGRILPNLIVTNSSGAVVTGTGRGEYAIGITNEDAAYKLIVDGAPVKVIYPAEGVVVKNDGSALIKGGKHADEARLFFAYAARPAVQQVIVDRMFRRSPVPGVTLPKGLAAELPQAKIDPAAAATLDRDAVIRKYLALIRS; translated from the coding sequence ATGAAGCTCACCACGCTCTTCCTGCCGGCCATCGCCGCGCTGGCTATTGCCCTGCCGTCGGCGGCTTCGTCCGCCGACCGCTCGCTCGTCGTCTACACCCCTAGCAAAGGCTATCTCGACCTGATCGTGCCGGCCTTCGAAGCCGAGACCGGCATCAAGGTCGACATGGTCGCCGCCGGCTCGGGCGAGATCCTGCAGCGCATCAAGGCGGAAGCAGCAGCGCCGCTCGGCGATGCTCTTGTCGGCATGTCCAACGAACTGCTGGACGATGCCAAGGACAACCTCGAGGTCCCGGACGGTGCCGGCAAGCCCTGGCCACCGTTCTCCCGCGCCGTCGTCGGCGTCTTCGCGGTCAACGAAAATGCGCTCGGCAACCTACCGGTTCCCGCGAGTTGGGAGGATCTCGCCAAGCCGATCTACAGGGGCAAGATCGCCTATGCCGGCGCCGACAAGTCCGGCTCCGCCTATGAGCAACTGACGTTGCTGCTCGGCGTGAAGGGAGAAGAAGCCGGGTGGAAGCTCTTTGGCCGGATCCTTCCGAACCTCATCGTGACCAACAGCTCGGGCGCGGTGGTGACCGGCACCGGCCGTGGCGAATATGCCATCGGCATCACCAATGAAGATGCCGCCTACAAGCTCATCGTCGACGGTGCCCCGGTGAAGGTGATCTATCCGGCCGAGGGCGTCGTCGTGAAGAACGACGGCTCGGCGCTGATCAAGGGGGGCAAGCACGCTGACGAGGCGCGTCTCTTCTTCGCCTATGCCGCACGGCCGGCGGTACAGCAGGTTATCGTCGACAGGATGTTTCGTCGTTCGCCGGTCCCTGGCGTGACGTTGCCGAAGGGCCTCGCCGCAGAACTGCCACAGGCCAAGATCGACCCGGCCGCCGCCGCGACGCTCGATCGCGACGCAGTCATCAGGAAATACTTGGCGTTGATCCGCAGTTGA
- a CDS encoding ABC transporter ATP-binding protein, which produces MHVELESIAKSFGSSCVLRGVDLTVESGSLVTLLGPSGCGKTTLLRILAGFLHPDAGKVLFGGQRVEALPPYRRGAAMVFQSYAIFPHLTVADNVAYGLKARGVGRAEREARVRDILAKVRMSGYEARMPSQLSGGQKQRVGLARALVIRPDLLLMDEPLSNLDATLRIEMREEIRLLQRDYGITTIYVTHDQEEALAISDKVALMNSGIIRQYGTPTDLYHHPQHVIVAEFIGRSNLLDGEIRLDLGIPALVGSGGGRLAGPEFLGRLSAATPVRIAFRPEAAAVLEAFDAAGSDGIACNLVLASFLGAHCQVRLAVDQGGEVELRVPGTHPVMSSASGSRWRLHPDPAGLHLFSPKDGKVLAS; this is translated from the coding sequence GTGCACGTCGAACTGGAGTCCATCGCCAAGTCTTTCGGCTCGTCCTGCGTCCTGAGAGGGGTCGATCTTACCGTTGAAAGCGGCAGTCTGGTCACGCTGCTCGGGCCGTCCGGTTGCGGCAAGACCACGCTCCTGCGCATCCTCGCCGGCTTTCTGCATCCCGACGCCGGCAAGGTGCTGTTCGGTGGCCAGCGCGTCGAAGCCTTACCGCCCTATCGCCGCGGTGCCGCCATGGTCTTCCAGAGCTACGCCATTTTTCCGCATCTCACGGTGGCGGACAATGTCGCCTACGGCCTCAAGGCCCGCGGTGTCGGGCGCGCCGAGCGCGAGGCGCGGGTGCGCGACATCCTCGCCAAAGTCCGCATGTCCGGCTATGAGGCGCGCATGCCCTCCCAACTGTCCGGCGGCCAAAAGCAGCGCGTCGGTCTCGCCCGCGCCCTCGTCATCCGTCCCGACCTGCTGCTGATGGACGAGCCGCTTTCGAACCTCGATGCCACGCTGCGCATCGAGATGCGCGAGGAGATCCGGCTCCTGCAGCGCGACTATGGCATTACCACCATCTACGTCACCCACGACCAGGAAGAGGCACTCGCCATCTCCGACAAGGTGGCGCTGATGAACAGTGGCATCATCCGCCAATATGGAACGCCCACGGACCTGTATCACCACCCGCAGCATGTCATCGTCGCCGAATTCATCGGCCGCAGCAATCTGCTCGACGGCGAAATCCGCCTCGATCTCGGCATTCCCGCCCTGGTCGGGTCCGGAGGCGGTCGCCTCGCCGGTCCTGAATTCCTCGGCCGGCTTTCCGCAGCCACCCCGGTCCGGATCGCCTTCCGCCCGGAGGCAGCGGCGGTGTTGGAGGCCTTCGACGCGGCCGGCAGCGACGGCATCGCCTGTAATCTTGTCCTGGCGAGCTTTCTCGGCGCCCATTGTCAGGTCCGTCTTGCCGTCGACCAGGGCGGTGAGGTCGAACTTCGGGTTCCCGGAACCCATCCGGTCATGTCGTCGGCCTCCGGCAGCCGCTGGCGGCTTCACCCGGACCCGGCAGGCCTTCACCTGTTCTCGCCCAAGGACGGAAAGGTGCTTGCGTCATGA
- a CDS encoding ABC transporter permease: MTIAGQSVRRPRDPWIVFISLLIFALAGLVLVPVASVLMRSFHSDGASDTGNFAQFFASRYFVRCLTNTFIIGIGSMLASLVVAVPMALLLTRYAVRGAATFRTVVTIGMLSPAFLGAFCWILLFGDAGVALQPLRDLGLAVPSIYGPGGIILVSTLHSFPMVFLIVSAALTRIDPALEEAAASLGRPPTAVFFTVSLPLLMPAILTGGMLVFLGAISDWGTAMLIGQGERFPVLATVAYSTFVNEIGTEGGLAAVTSTILLLISVTVAGGQLVILRRLTVTTDQPQPIVRRQLTPLTGAIAQGAAYSLMLLTCLSLLTISILAFLEVRGAVIYPALSLGNFQRVAHDLRTSIWNSILFSGIAFAIVVVLGSMIGYLSARRKDGTMWIADALVMLPYFLPGTVFGIGLVYSFGGPPFLLTGTAAIIVLAYVVRRLPYMVRTSASIVAQIDGSLEEASLSLGYPPLRTFGKVMVPLMAPGILAGALLVWLEIFNELSASIVLYTARTVTLPIMTYQYAMTFENGPAAALGFVQTALTLAVFALLYRLGGQERLTAN; encoded by the coding sequence ATGACCATCGCCGGCCAATCCGTCCGTCGCCCGCGCGATCCCTGGATCGTCTTCATCAGCCTATTGATCTTTGCATTGGCTGGATTGGTTCTGGTGCCGGTGGCAAGTGTGCTCATGCGCAGTTTCCATAGCGATGGCGCCAGCGATACGGGCAACTTTGCGCAGTTCTTCGCCTCGCGCTATTTCGTCCGCTGTCTGACCAACACTTTCATCATCGGCATCGGCTCCATGCTGGCATCCCTCGTCGTCGCCGTACCGATGGCGTTGCTTCTCACCCGCTATGCCGTGCGTGGCGCTGCCACCTTCCGCACCGTCGTCACCATCGGCATGCTGTCACCGGCTTTTCTTGGCGCCTTCTGCTGGATCCTGCTCTTCGGCGATGCGGGCGTCGCGCTCCAGCCGCTGCGCGATCTCGGCCTGGCGGTCCCCAGCATCTATGGCCCCGGCGGCATCATCCTGGTGTCGACGCTGCATTCGTTTCCGATGGTGTTCCTGATCGTCAGCGCCGCCCTGACCCGGATCGACCCCGCCCTCGAAGAGGCCGCCGCCAGTCTCGGTCGACCGCCCACCGCCGTCTTCTTCACGGTCTCGCTGCCATTGCTCATGCCGGCAATCCTGACCGGCGGCATGCTGGTGTTCCTCGGTGCCATTTCCGACTGGGGCACGGCGATGCTGATCGGCCAGGGCGAGCGTTTTCCCGTTCTCGCCACCGTCGCCTACAGTACCTTCGTCAATGAGATCGGCACCGAAGGCGGGCTCGCCGCCGTCACGAGCACCATCCTACTTCTGATTTCGGTCACGGTTGCCGGCGGGCAGCTCGTGATCCTGCGACGGCTGACGGTGACAACCGACCAGCCGCAACCGATCGTCCGGCGCCAGCTCACGCCGCTCACTGGCGCTATCGCCCAAGGCGCCGCTTACTCCTTAATGCTGCTCACCTGCTTGTCCTTGCTGACGATTTCGATCCTCGCCTTCCTCGAGGTGCGCGGCGCGGTCATCTATCCGGCCTTGTCGCTCGGCAATTTCCAGCGCGTCGCGCATGATCTGCGCACGTCGATCTGGAACAGCATCCTCTTCTCGGGCATCGCCTTCGCCATCGTCGTGGTGCTGGGCAGCATGATCGGCTATCTCTCCGCGCGCCGCAAGGACGGGACGATGTGGATCGCCGACGCTCTGGTCATGCTGCCCTATTTCCTACCCGGCACCGTGTTTGGCATCGGCCTCGTCTACAGTTTCGGCGGTCCACCGTTCCTTCTGACCGGTACGGCGGCCATCATCGTGCTCGCTTATGTCGTTCGCCGTCTTCCCTATATGGTGCGTACCAGCGCATCCATTGTCGCGCAGATCGATGGCTCGTTGGAAGAAGCCTCCCTCAGCCTCGGCTACCCGCCGCTGAGGACCTTCGGCAAGGTCATGGTGCCTCTGATGGCGCCCGGTATCCTTGCTGGCGCGCTGCTGGTCTGGCTGGAGATCTTCAACGAACTCAGCGCATCCATCGTGCTCTATACTGCACGAACCGTGACGCTTCCCATCATGACCTACCAATATGCCATGACCTTCGAAAACGGGCCTGCCGCCGCGCTTGGCTTCGTCCAGACGGCGCTGACCCTTGCGGTCTTCGCGCTGCTCTATCGTCTCGGCGGTCAGGAACGCCTCACGGCGAACTGA
- a CDS encoding putative bifunctional diguanylate cyclase/phosphodiesterase: protein MRQETSESMEIESVINASLRLQKAASEAEIFTVLYEACTAVAGPVGLDGWVIGHSRSAHHVAHLGPESVEATVDEVEAWLAGGSLPEAFARHDHVATDVTTSRLESEKRVVGGIVVIAARLTSLERRYLFDLARLAAEALAKLPEMRRCQLVLEALEQSEEAISFYDETEGIVFTNDAYHRIFQHYPDRSELLGMNHLDLYRLDLNAGVIEDPLAQCDPEAYLAQRARLSATLVGQQREIQTIRGRTYIYTRSRSTTGATMSRRIDITEQVATEMRLRERERELHDLAFRDSLTGLYNRAHLRDLLGSLTRQVADGTLAGVTAFLVDLDEFKWVNDTYGHDWGDHVLKTVADRLSRSSATDGGAVARIGGDEFVVLFEAPFTPEEMVAAGDRFIAVLAEPMAHDGMVLRIGASIGIAHRCGAAADIATILTDADFAMYEAKKVKGGASRVFTPGLKTATLDRLRLLEDIRNALYRREFTLLYQPQFSIGTRRLNGFEALARWMHPTRGSVPPDIFIPMLEEHGLIEEFGEWVLETACSEAMRWPDDLGVAINVSPLQVHAVRFSLKLCETLMRTGLRPGRLELEVTETVFLDGKQQTEAVLNNWKALGIRIALDDFGHGYSSLSYLGNFPIDKLKIDRGFLGQFDPSQPQAKAGVILDTIIDLGRKLGMTVTAEGVESAEQLEHLHRHGCTEAQGFLLGRPMSADEVRQIISARVTPPPSNRD from the coding sequence ATGAGGCAAGAAACGTCCGAGTCGATGGAGATCGAGTCGGTGATCAATGCTTCTCTCCGTCTCCAGAAAGCAGCTTCTGAAGCCGAGATATTCACTGTCCTATACGAAGCCTGCACAGCAGTGGCAGGTCCCGTCGGCCTCGACGGTTGGGTAATCGGCCATAGCCGCTCCGCCCACCACGTTGCTCACCTCGGACCCGAATCGGTCGAGGCGACGGTCGACGAGGTCGAGGCATGGCTCGCTGGTGGCTCCCTTCCCGAGGCCTTCGCCCGCCACGACCATGTTGCCACGGATGTTACGACTTCGCGCCTGGAGAGTGAGAAGCGCGTCGTCGGCGGGATCGTGGTCATCGCCGCGCGTCTGACATCGCTCGAGCGGCGATACCTCTTCGATTTAGCCCGCCTCGCTGCCGAGGCATTGGCAAAGCTCCCCGAGATGCGGCGCTGCCAACTGGTCCTTGAGGCGCTCGAACAGAGCGAAGAGGCAATCTCTTTTTACGACGAGACTGAGGGCATCGTCTTTACGAACGATGCCTATCACCGGATCTTTCAGCACTATCCTGATCGATCCGAACTTCTCGGGATGAACCATCTTGATCTCTACCGCCTCGATCTCAATGCTGGCGTGATCGAGGATCCCCTGGCGCAATGCGATCCAGAGGCTTATCTCGCTCAACGAGCTCGTCTCTCGGCGACCCTGGTCGGGCAGCAGCGCGAGATCCAGACGATCCGCGGTCGGACCTATATCTATACCCGCAGCCGCTCGACGACCGGGGCGACGATGTCGCGGCGGATCGACATCACGGAACAGGTGGCGACCGAAATGCGGCTGAGAGAGCGAGAGAGGGAACTCCACGATCTGGCGTTTCGCGACTCGCTCACCGGTCTCTACAATCGCGCCCATCTGCGCGATCTCCTTGGAAGTCTGACGCGGCAGGTCGCCGATGGGACGCTGGCCGGGGTCACCGCGTTTCTGGTCGATCTCGACGAGTTCAAATGGGTCAACGACACCTATGGCCACGACTGGGGCGATCACGTCCTGAAGACTGTCGCCGACCGCCTGTCCCGGTCCTCTGCGACTGATGGCGGAGCCGTGGCACGGATCGGTGGTGACGAATTCGTCGTTCTCTTCGAAGCGCCCTTCACGCCGGAAGAAATGGTGGCGGCGGGAGACCGGTTTATCGCCGTTCTGGCCGAACCGATGGCGCACGACGGTATGGTTTTGCGCATCGGTGCGAGCATCGGTATCGCCCACCGTTGTGGCGCCGCCGCTGACATCGCTACAATCCTGACCGATGCCGATTTCGCTATGTACGAGGCCAAAAAGGTGAAAGGCGGCGCCAGTCGGGTCTTCACCCCAGGCCTCAAGACGGCGACTCTCGACCGGCTCCGCCTCTTAGAGGACATACGCAATGCGTTGTACAGGCGCGAATTCACGCTCCTCTACCAGCCGCAGTTCTCGATCGGGACAAGGCGGCTCAATGGCTTCGAGGCCTTGGCGCGCTGGATGCATCCGACGCGCGGATCGGTGCCGCCCGACATATTCATTCCAATGCTCGAGGAGCACGGGCTCATCGAGGAATTCGGCGAATGGGTGCTCGAAACGGCTTGCTCGGAGGCGATGCGTTGGCCGGACGACCTCGGCGTCGCTATCAACGTATCGCCGCTTCAGGTCCACGCCGTCCGTTTTTCGCTGAAGCTTTGCGAGACACTGATGCGTACCGGCTTGCGACCGGGTCGACTGGAGCTGGAGGTTACCGAAACGGTGTTTCTCGACGGAAAACAGCAAACCGAGGCAGTGCTCAACAACTGGAAAGCACTCGGCATCCGCATCGCCCTGGATGACTTCGGCCACGGCTATTCCAGCCTCAGCTATCTCGGCAACTTTCCGATCGATAAACTCAAGATCGACCGCGGCTTTCTCGGACAATTCGATCCTTCGCAGCCGCAAGCCAAAGCCGGTGTCATACTCGATACCATCATCGACCTAGGACGAAAGCTCGGCATGACGGTAACGGCGGAAGGAGTTGAATCGGCCGAACAGCTCGAGCATCTACATCGGCATGGGTGCACCGAGGCTCAAGGGTTCCTGCTCGGTCGCCCTATGTCGGCAGACGAGGTCCGGCAGATCATATCGGCGCGGGTCACGCCGCCGCCATCGAACCGAGATTGA
- a CDS encoding MFS transporter, translating to MTEATDTSTATPMFEHTDTDWQSVGILWGIGIGAAMQFAKFSAAFTELQSHYDVDATQIGLALSIVGFVGLVLGVSAGVLAGRTGYRRVLVGCLIVGASLSLLQSFLPPFPVLLFSRFAEGVSHLGIVVAAPTMMAFVSARRHRSITMAIWGTFFGVAFGLMGWIGPLVIKHSGLPSLFVGHAAFMAIFALCALRLPATKQAAMRSVEQATFGHFFKENLAVYRNPRTVLPGAIFLFHTSMYIALLTFVPRLTTHPDVTSLLLVALPLASTGGTFLAGIIAQYLMSPQTLVVIAYMVVAGLSVAVATTVSSDYVFVCAAMSLLLFSGLVQGATFATIPHVTRSPDEQAQANGAIAQLGNLGSTLGPPVFAMALGKYGSTGIIGLTFFLCLGGVAVGWMAQKLR from the coding sequence ATGACCGAAGCAACCGACACATCCACCGCGACGCCTATGTTTGAACACACTGATACGGACTGGCAATCCGTCGGCATCCTGTGGGGCATCGGGATCGGGGCCGCGATGCAGTTTGCCAAATTCTCCGCCGCGTTTACCGAACTCCAGAGCCACTATGATGTTGACGCCACTCAGATCGGGTTGGCGTTGTCCATTGTCGGCTTCGTGGGTCTCGTCCTGGGCGTCAGTGCGGGCGTTCTGGCTGGACGCACCGGATATCGTCGCGTTCTTGTCGGCTGTTTGATTGTGGGGGCGTCCCTCAGCCTTCTTCAGTCGTTTCTCCCTCCATTTCCGGTGTTACTGTTCAGTCGGTTCGCGGAAGGTGTTTCTCATCTGGGGATAGTCGTCGCCGCTCCGACGATGATGGCTTTTGTCAGCGCACGCCGACATCGATCGATTACCATGGCGATATGGGGTACGTTCTTTGGCGTCGCATTCGGCCTGATGGGCTGGATCGGCCCCCTCGTGATCAAGCACTCGGGTTTGCCTTCACTCTTTGTCGGTCATGCCGCCTTCATGGCGATATTCGCGCTTTGCGCTTTACGTCTCCCCGCGACCAAGCAAGCAGCAATGAGGTCGGTCGAACAGGCGACGTTCGGGCATTTCTTTAAGGAAAACCTCGCGGTTTACAGAAACCCGCGAACGGTTCTTCCCGGCGCGATCTTTCTGTTTCACACCTCGATGTATATTGCCCTGCTGACGTTCGTTCCGCGCCTGACCACTCACCCGGATGTTACAAGCCTCCTTCTCGTTGCGCTGCCGCTGGCGAGCACCGGGGGAACGTTTCTCGCCGGTATCATCGCGCAATATCTCATGTCGCCGCAGACACTCGTCGTGATCGCCTACATGGTCGTAGCCGGTCTTTCCGTTGCGGTGGCAACGACTGTTTCCTCAGATTACGTCTTTGTCTGCGCAGCGATGAGCTTGCTCCTCTTCTCCGGGCTTGTGCAGGGCGCAACCTTTGCAACCATTCCGCATGTAACCCGCAGCCCCGATGAGCAGGCTCAAGCGAACGGGGCGATCGCCCAACTTGGAAATCTCGGTTCAACCCTCGGACCACCGGTATTCGCTATGGCGCTCGGCAAATACGGGAGCACTGGCATAATTGGGCTGACATTCTTTCTTTGTCTCGGCGGGGTGGCGGTCGGTTGGATGGCGCAAAAGCTGCGATAA
- a CDS encoding DMT family transporter, with protein MRRFTFAILVVVFSLIWSSAFIAGTVALKDFDPFTLLSLRFALSAIVLLPFSLYGKSAFDRAVIQRGLALGLLNNAIYLGLSFSALRSVKPEVVVVVISCAPFVTTLIAALLGHEALSVKKLAGIAIGFIGVIVISGVASTQKPDPWGLFLATAGMVAFACGTVLFRSRSTELPILQINSWQSVAGAGALIPFAVLWGTPVRMVDAPSVVALLYLVLVVSIGGMALWLVLIRTSGAATASSYHLLNPFFGVLLAHFVLGRDLHVTDFIGVALIAGGLVLSTAKGRIKS; from the coding sequence GTGCGGCGCTTCACATTCGCAATATTGGTTGTTGTTTTCAGCCTGATCTGGAGTTCGGCCTTCATCGCCGGAACGGTCGCGTTGAAAGACTTCGATCCTTTCACGCTTCTGTCTTTAAGGTTTGCGCTTAGCGCAATTGTGCTATTGCCATTCAGCTTGTACGGGAAATCGGCATTCGATCGCGCCGTGATACAGCGTGGTCTTGCGCTCGGCCTCCTGAATAACGCGATCTACCTTGGCCTGAGTTTTTCCGCCTTGCGATCCGTCAAGCCGGAAGTTGTCGTCGTTGTCATCAGTTGTGCGCCCTTCGTGACGACGCTCATTGCCGCATTACTTGGTCACGAAGCCTTATCGGTGAAAAAGCTGGCGGGGATTGCCATCGGGTTCATCGGGGTCATCGTCATCTCGGGCGTGGCGTCAACGCAAAAGCCGGACCCTTGGGGGCTATTTCTGGCGACTGCCGGTATGGTGGCATTCGCTTGCGGCACGGTCCTGTTTCGGAGCCGCTCCACGGAACTCCCTATCCTCCAAATCAATTCCTGGCAGTCCGTCGCGGGTGCCGGAGCGCTGATCCCATTTGCGGTTCTGTGGGGAACGCCGGTGCGCATGGTGGACGCGCCATCGGTCGTCGCCCTGCTTTATCTCGTTCTCGTGGTCAGCATCGGCGGCATGGCGCTTTGGCTCGTGCTGATCCGCACCAGCGGGGCGGCGACAGCCTCGTCCTATCACCTTCTCAATCCGTTCTTTGGCGTTCTGCTGGCCCATTTCGTTCTGGGTCGGGATCTTCACGTCACGGATTTCATCGGTGTCGCCCTCATCGCGGGCGGCCTCGTTCTTTCAACAGCAAAAGGGAGGATAAAATCATGA
- a CDS encoding LysR family transcriptional regulator, with translation MKLTLSSPLGDRRVTLEQLRAFALIAEGGGFLQAAQELCRSQSAITQGLKRLEDILQCRLVERRQGHVVGLTPDGERFLPAVNEILARASEAVSAMKRPQISGHLAIGVPDDFKIFDLHGAMSRCLTMNPDLRIEVRSALSSTIFQMLDDGHLDLAIAKRVATDELPDKGHSVHLLRKEPLRWIASERQRIDRFEELSLAVFPEGCSYRAAARAALSAVGKRTYCGYVSAAYENIRAAVSSGLGVGILPQSAISKDHVILDEEDGFPPLPDVHLVMIQASKTNAICQMADFLRRSSGNKIGHNAVLI, from the coding sequence ATGAAGCTCACACTTTCTTCTCCCTTGGGCGACCGGCGCGTCACTCTTGAGCAGTTGCGCGCGTTCGCCCTGATCGCCGAAGGCGGCGGCTTTCTGCAAGCCGCGCAGGAACTGTGCCGGAGCCAATCGGCCATCACACAGGGATTGAAACGTCTGGAAGACATCCTTCAATGCCGCCTCGTGGAGCGCCGACAGGGACATGTCGTCGGACTGACGCCGGATGGAGAGCGGTTTCTTCCAGCCGTGAACGAGATTCTGGCCCGAGCCTCCGAAGCCGTCAGCGCCATGAAGCGTCCCCAAATCTCCGGTCATCTGGCAATAGGTGTCCCCGACGATTTCAAGATTTTCGATCTGCACGGAGCCATGTCACGATGCCTGACGATGAATCCGGATTTGAGGATCGAGGTCCGATCCGCGCTGTCATCAACCATATTCCAGATGCTTGATGACGGGCACCTGGACCTGGCCATCGCCAAACGTGTGGCGACCGACGAGCTTCCCGACAAAGGACATTCGGTCCACCTGTTGCGCAAGGAGCCTTTGCGCTGGATAGCCAGTGAACGGCAGAGGATCGACCGCTTTGAGGAACTGTCTTTGGCGGTTTTTCCCGAAGGCTGTTCCTATCGCGCCGCCGCGCGGGCGGCTCTGTCCGCTGTCGGCAAACGTACTTATTGTGGCTATGTCAGCGCCGCCTACGAGAATATCCGCGCGGCGGTGTCGTCAGGGCTCGGTGTCGGTATCCTTCCGCAAAGCGCGATTTCCAAAGACCATGTTATTCTCGATGAAGAGGACGGCTTTCCGCCGCTCCCCGATGTTCATCTTGTTATGATTCAGGCATCGAAAACGAACGCAATCTGCCAGATGGCCGATTTTCTTCGCCGTTCATCCGGAAACAAGATCGGCCATAACGCCGTGCTTATTTGA
- a CDS encoding LysR family transcriptional regulator: MDTLEIEAVRAFVMIADLQSFTRAAEALGSTQGAVSVKLKRLEDRLGKKLIERTPRQVRMSAQGETFLPSAREFLAAHERALAALTMERRRFRLGIAAHVMGPEVPTLLAKLKSLDPCLTVEVLVDNSRALLDAYEQGSLDAIIVRSDDDRRDGEVLGPEHFGWFTSSDFEHRAGEPLRIASHPSCCTVREVARRLLDTASIPWTEVFVGGTSAVTAALSAGLAVAAFPCRLATPDMIEVSQALSLPPIPSLSIMLHSSLTDAKTRETLRAITAAFSEHRRTGNRLER; the protein is encoded by the coding sequence ATGGACACGCTTGAGATCGAAGCCGTCCGCGCCTTTGTGATGATCGCGGACCTTCAGAGCTTCACCCGTGCGGCGGAGGCTCTTGGTTCGACGCAAGGCGCGGTCAGCGTGAAGCTCAAACGTCTGGAAGATCGTTTGGGCAAAAAGCTGATCGAGCGCACCCCGAGACAGGTCCGCATGTCCGCGCAGGGCGAAACCTTCCTGCCTTCCGCAAGAGAGTTTCTGGCCGCTCACGAGCGCGCGCTTGCCGCCCTCACAATGGAGCGTCGGCGCTTCCGCCTCGGTATTGCCGCCCACGTCATGGGGCCGGAAGTTCCAACCCTGCTGGCGAAGCTCAAATCTCTCGATCCCTGTTTGACCGTCGAGGTGCTGGTCGACAATTCACGCGCGCTGCTTGATGCATATGAACAGGGATCACTTGATGCGATAATCGTACGCAGCGACGATGACCGGCGCGATGGGGAAGTGCTTGGACCGGAGCATTTCGGGTGGTTTACGTCATCGGATTTCGAGCACCGTGCGGGCGAGCCGCTGCGGATCGCCAGCCATCCTTCCTGCTGCACGGTGCGGGAGGTGGCGCGGCGATTGCTGGACACCGCTTCAATTCCTTGGACCGAGGTTTTTGTCGGCGGCACTTCCGCCGTGACAGCTGCTTTGTCCGCTGGTCTCGCCGTTGCCGCGTTTCCCTGTCGGCTCGCGACGCCGGACATGATAGAAGTCAGTCAGGCGCTCAGCCTGCCGCCCATTCCCTCGCTGTCGATCATGCTGCATTCGTCGCTGACCGACGCCAAGACGCGCGAAACCTTGCGCGCCATCACGGCAGCGTTCAGCGAGCATCGGCGGACCGGAAATCGGCTCGAACGATGA